From the Brassica napus cultivar Da-Ae chromosome A8, Da-Ae, whole genome shotgun sequence genome, one window contains:
- the LOC106367008 gene encoding MLO-like protein 2: protein MGTRMKPTVFNKRVSKMLNKWHHKAQKETQHGRRSESNTPTHDSSPIHLLHNSNNQSGESFPNLRPPSHSEHHDHRQFYDPESQQQAAESSTHESASIELPIIRPAANA, encoded by the coding sequence ATGGGTACTAGGATGAAGCCAACGGTATTCAACAAAAGAGTATCCAAGATGCTAAATAAGTGGCATCACAAAGCACAGAAAGAGACACAACATGGAAGACGCTCTGAATCAAACACACCAACTCATGACTCATCTCCGATCCATCTCCTTCACAATTCCAACAACCAAAGCGGTGAAAGTTTTCCTAATCTTCGTCCTCCTAGCCACTCTGAGCATCATGACCACCGCCAGTTTTATGATCCTGAGTCTCAACAACAAGCAGCTGAATCTTCCACACATGAAAGTGCatccattgaacttcctattaTACGACCAGCAGCAAACGCTTAA
- the LOC106362138 gene encoding G-type lectin S-receptor-like serine/threonine-protein kinase At1g11300, with protein sequence MGLHESMGPLVLALTLSCFLSSVCLAQERSFFSGNLSDSETIVSSLRTFRFGFFSPVNSTSRYAGIWYNNIPIQTVIWVANKDKPINDSSGVISLSEDGNLVLADGQRRVLWSTNVTTQARANSTVAELLDTGNLVLKDDNSETTLWESFRHPTDSWLPNMVVGTNARASGENITITSWKSPSDPSPGSYTAALVLAAYPELFIMNKDDNNATVWRSGPWNGQMFNGLPDVEPGVIFLFRFTVNDDTNGSVTMSYANDSTLRYLYMDYRGSVIRRDWSEARRNWTVGLQVPASECDIYRRCGPFTTCNPRKNPPCSCIKGFRPRSLVEWNNGNWSGGCTRRTPLQCERQNNNGSADGFTRLRRMKLPDFAIRSEASEPECLRTCLRTCSCIACAHGLGYGCMIWNGSLVDSQELPAGGMDLYIRLAHSEIKTPDRRPVIIASSLAGGILVVVACGLMARRLVMKRRARKKGRDAEQMFNRVEALAGGDKAKLKELPLFEFQVLAAATNNFSLRNKLGQGGFGPVYKGKLQEGQEIAVKRLSRASGQGLEELVNEVVVISKLQHRNLVKLLGCCIAGDERMLVYEFMPKKSLDYYLFNPVKAKLLAWETRFNIINGICRGLLYLHRDSRLRIIHRDLKASNILLDENLVPKISDFGLARIFPGNKDEANTRRVVGTYGYMSPEYAMGGLFSEKSDVFSLGVILLEIVSGRRNSNSTLLAYAWSIWNEGEITELVDPVIFEQVFEKEIKKCVHIALLCVQEAANDRPSVATMCSMLSSEIVDIPEPKQPAFITRNVVASEEAGSSENSEPKASINNVTITDVSGR encoded by the exons ATGGGACTTCATGAGAGCATGGGTCCTCTTGTTCTTGCTCTTACACTCTCTTGCTTCTTGTCAAGTGTCTGTCTTGCTCAGGAAAGATCTTTCTTTTCCGGCAACCTCAGTGACTCTGAGACCATCGTCTCCAGTCTTCGCACGTTCAGGTTCGGTTTCTTCAGTCCTGTTAACTCCACAAGCCGGTACGCGGGCATATGGTACAACAACATTCCTATACAAACTGTGATATGGGTTGCTAACAAAGACAAGCCCATCAACGACTCCTCTGGAGTTATCTCTCTGTCGGAAGATGGAAACCTCGTACTCGCAGATGGTCAGAGGCGTGTTCTATGGTCAACCAACGTCACTACTCAAGCCCGCGCCAACTCTACCGTCGCTGAGCTTTTGGATACAGGGAACCTCGTGCTAAAAGATGACAACAGCGAAACAACTCTTTGGGAAAGTTTCAGGCATCCTACTGATTCTTGGTTACCAAACATGGTTGTCGGGACAAACGCAAGAGCCTCTGGAGAGAACATCACGATAACTTCATGGAAAAGCCCTTCAGATCCTTCTCCAGGGAGCTACACCGCTGCACTCGTTCTCGCTGCGTATCCAGAGCTTTTCATCATGAACAAGGATGATAATAACGCTACGGTGTGGCGAAGTGGGCCCTGGAACGGCCAGATGTTTAATGGTTTACCAGACGTGGAGCCAGGAGTCATCTTTCTTTTCAGATTCACGGTTAATGATGATACTAATGGATCAGTCACCATGTCGTATGCTAATGACTCCACGTTGAGATACTTGTACATGGACTATAGAGGTTCTGTGATCAGGAGGGACTGGAGTGAAGCTAGGAGAAACTGGACGGTGGGGTTACAAGTTCCGGCGAGCGAGTGTGATATCTACAGAAGATGCGGTCCATTCACTACGTGCAACCCACGGAAGAACCCACCGTGTTCTTGCATTAAAGGGTTTAGGCCAAGGAGCCTCGTAGAGTGGAACAATGGGAACTGGAGTGGTGGATGCACAAGAAGGACGCCTTTGCAGTGTGAGAGACAGAACAATAACGGGAGTGCTGATGGGTTTACAAGGCTAAGGAGAATGAAGCTGCCTGACTTTGCAATAAGATCAGAAGCTAGTGAGCCAGAGTGTTTAAGGACTTGTTTGCGGACATGTTCTTGTATAGCTTGTGCTCATGGGTTAGGTTATGGTTGCATGATTTGGAATGGAAGTCTGGTTGATTCACAGGAGTTGCCTGCTGGTGGAATGGATCTTTATATCCGTCTTGCACATTCAGAAATCA AAACTCCGGACAGAAGACCGGTTATTATTGCTTCATCATTGGCTGGAGGTATACTTGTTGTGGTAGCTTGTGGTCTCATGGCGCGACGGCTTGTCATGAAGAGAAGAG CGAGGAAGAAAGGAAGAGACGCTGAGCAGATGTTCAACAGAGTAGAAGCCTTAGCTGGTGGTGATAAAGCAAAGTTGAAAGAGCTACCATTGTTTGAGTTTCAAGTGTTAGCTGCAGCAACTAACAACTTCTCTCTCAGAAATAAGCTTGGACAAGGCGGCTTTGGTCCTGTCTACAAA GGGAAGTTGCAAGAAGGGCAAGAGATTGCAGTGAAGAGACTTTCAAGAGCATCAGGACAAGGGCTTGAGGAGCTTGTTAATGAAGTGGTTGTGATATCTAAGTTGCAACACCGGAACCTAGTGAAGTTACTTGGTTGCTGCATTGCAGGAGATGAAAGGATGCTAGTCTATGAGTTCATGCCCAAGAAAAGCTTAGACTATTATCTATTCA ACCCGGTTAAGGCCAAACTTCTTGCTTGGGAGACACGGTTTAACATAATCAATGGGATATGTAGAGGTCTTCTGTACCTTCACAGAGATTCTAGGCTGAGAATCATTCACAGAGATCTAAAAGCTAGCAACATCTTGTTAGATGAGAATCTGGTTCCCAAGATATCTGATTTCGGTTTGGCTAGGATTTTCCCAGGGAATAAAGATGAGGCAAACACAAGAAGGGTCGTTGGAACATA CGGCTATATGTCACCAGAATATGCAATGGGAGGACTGTTCTCAGAGAAGTCTGATGTTTTCAGCTTAGGAGTGATACTCTTGGAGATTGTCAGTGGAAGAAGAAACTCAAATTCAACTCTTTTGGCTTAT GCATGGTCAATCTGGAACGAAGGGGAGATTACTGAACTGGTGGATCCTGTGATCTTTGAGCAAGTCTTtgagaaagaaataaagaaatgcGTTCACATTGCGCTTTTGTGTGTGCAAGAAGCTGCTAACGATAGGCCAAGTGTTGCTACAATGTGTTCAATGCTCAGCAGCGAGATTGTAGACATTCCAGAACCGAAACAGCCTGCGTTTATAACAAGGAACGTTGTTGCTTCAGAAGAAGCAGGGTCCTCTGAGAACAGTGAACctaaagcttctatcaacaatGTCACCATCACTGATGTCTCAGGACGTTAG